In Oncorhynchus tshawytscha isolate Ot180627B linkage group LG06, Otsh_v2.0, whole genome shotgun sequence, the following are encoded in one genomic region:
- the LOC112252214 gene encoding NADH dehydrogenase [ubiquinone] 1 alpha subcomplex subunit 11 — MGYWDLQEGKDCIEKTWITTKLGTALGLVGSAYHIVAFQPDSAIQAVQRATNGTVTMAALGAIFGMTTCLAAQARDAPDDPVNYFLGGCASGVFLGARTHSAMTGMTACIGLGTLAMFTKVGKMEGWRLAGPPRM, encoded by the exons ATGGGTTATTGGGATCTGCAAGAGGGGAAAGATTGTATCGAGAAAACATGGATCACCACTAAATTGGGCACAGCTCTAG gGTTGGTGGGTTCAGCCTATCACATTGTGGCATTCCAGCCTGATTCCGCAATCCAAGCTGTTCAGAGAGCCACAAATGGCACAGTAACCATGG CTGCCTTGGGGGCGATCTTTGGAATGACCACTTGTCTAGCTGCACAGGCCCGGGATGCTCCTGATGATCCGGTGAACTATTTCCTCGGAGGCTGTGCATCAGGAGTCTTTCTTGGAGCTCGTA CTCACAGTGCAATGACAGGCATGACGGCATGTATTGGGCTGGGGACACTGGCCATGTTCACTAAGGTGGGCAAGATGGAGGGCTGGAGATTAGCTGGACCACCCAGGATGTAA
- the LOC112252213 gene encoding vimentin-type intermediate filament-associated coiled-coil protein isoform X1 — MAGRVNTSPPVVPYSSCDMSSPSPVQIREANAHLVAVHRRVAELEQWLEAAENTVREQAESLIRKDEQLRAATQEIAEAKDKEIHYLHEKLCKSEETIQRFQNMVKEKDAMIGQLQHRCQLLDNICKSRPLLDSMLSHMAEAERLGPVVGMGEPTANTSLTDGESNCSPNRISNHKDFSLSEDDMDDQELDEIVFGTTV; from the exons ATGGCAGGAAGAGTaaacaccagccctccg GTCGTACCATATTCCTCATGTGACATGTCCTCGCCATCACCAGTCCAAATTCGGGAGGCGAACGCACACCTGGTCGCTGTGCACAGGCGGGTAGCAGAGCTGGAACAGTGGCTCGAGGCAGCAGAGAACACCGTGAGGGAGCAAGCAGAGAGTCTCATCAGGAAGGACGAGCAACTGAGGGCTGCTACCCAGGAGATCGCCGAGGCCAAGGATAA AGAGATTCACTACCTCCACGAGAAGCTGTGCAAGTCAGAAGAGACCATCCAGAGGTTTCAGAACATGGTCAAGGAGAAGGATGCTATGATAGGACAGTTGCAACATCGCTGCCAGCTCCTGGACAACATCTGCAAGAGCAGGCCTTTACTAGACAGTATGCTGTCCCATATGGCTGAGGCAGAAAGACTTGGGCCAGTTGTGGGGATGGGTGAACCCACTGCCAATACGTCCCTCACAGACGGGGAGTCAAACTGCAGTCCCAACCGCATCTCTAACCACAAAGACTTCTCCCTCAGTGAGGATGACATGGATGACCAGGAGCTGGATGAGATAGTGTTTGGAACAACGGTATAG
- the LOC112252213 gene encoding vimentin-type intermediate filament-associated coiled-coil protein isoform X2, whose product MLVHEISIQIREANAHLVAVHRRVAELEQWLEAAENTVREQAESLIRKDEQLRAATQEIAEAKDKEIHYLHEKLCKSEETIQRFQNMVKEKDAMIGQLQHRCQLLDNICKSRPLLDSMLSHMAEAERLGPVVGMGEPTANTSLTDGESNCSPNRISNHKDFSLSEDDMDDQELDEIVFGTTV is encoded by the exons ATGCTTGTTCACGAGATTTCAA TCCAAATTCGGGAGGCGAACGCACACCTGGTCGCTGTGCACAGGCGGGTAGCAGAGCTGGAACAGTGGCTCGAGGCAGCAGAGAACACCGTGAGGGAGCAAGCAGAGAGTCTCATCAGGAAGGACGAGCAACTGAGGGCTGCTACCCAGGAGATCGCCGAGGCCAAGGATAA AGAGATTCACTACCTCCACGAGAAGCTGTGCAAGTCAGAAGAGACCATCCAGAGGTTTCAGAACATGGTCAAGGAGAAGGATGCTATGATAGGACAGTTGCAACATCGCTGCCAGCTCCTGGACAACATCTGCAAGAGCAGGCCTTTACTAGACAGTATGCTGTCCCATATGGCTGAGGCAGAAAGACTTGGGCCAGTTGTGGGGATGGGTGAACCCACTGCCAATACGTCCCTCACAGACGGGGAGTCAAACTGCAGTCCCAACCGCATCTCTAACCACAAAGACTTCTCCCTCAGTGAGGATGACATGGATGACCAGGAGCTGGATGAGATAGTGTTTGGAACAACGGTATAG
- the larp6b gene encoding la-related protein 6b, producing MCGGDRGNVGQRGYQSHNMSSPTADVFRCGLQMYQLSPDSKRLGSYTEDRTYDSLDGSSTELTDVFEEEDCIQDEGWSTPVADLKQKIAARLENYLTNESLSEDAFLLKHVQRNKKGYVSVKLLTSFKKIRELTRDWRTTLAAARTTQQLEVNEEGTKVRRRDPVPDWLLCVPTSKLLLAWNLLGGEDNDEESVAPGVEQQSLMETAMRLFGCYGTITSLRILRPGKEIPAELKRYAKKHMELGRKVCAVVEYEYLEGARRAYEALQAEEQLQGNRAVRVVLLGSRGTRKPRGSQDRTEEESEDGIESVCSRKPNRKGRRYPGYSLEDSALYSSSESDFAPASPRPNRRVTRPQALYGSPLAIPRVSSFRSDPYKNPVCSPVGSPLLPRKLFPSGHTPSPLAAPEISSSPVSSGNGSFGSRSKCSGDYSQESLGFVGSPWVHRRKTAAQTFFPDKGGPLSPGLPKRPLGVVDVLRQPLGPDGTKGFYNCIGRGKLVVQQ from the exons ATGTGCGGTGGAGACCGGGGAAACGTCGGGCAAAGAGGATATCAG TCTCACAACATGTCTTCACCAACTGCAGACGTCTTCCGATGTGGCTTGCAAATGTATCAGCTGTCCCCAGATTCAAAGCGGCTTGGGTCATACACAGAGGACAGAACATATGATAGTTTGGATGG AAGTTCCACAGAGTTGACTGATGTGTTTGAAGAAGAGGACTGTATTCAGGATGAAGGCTGGAGTACCCCTGTTGCAGACCTGAAACAGAAAATTGCAGCTCGGCTAGAAAACTATCTTACCAATGAGAGCCTGTCTGAAGATGCCTTTTTACTGAAACATGTTCAGAGGAACAAGAAGGGCTACGTCAGTGTGAAGTTACTAACTTCATTCAAAAAG ATCAGGGAGCTCACACGTGACTGGCGAACCACTCTGGCTGCGGCTCGCACCACGCAGCAGCTGGAAGTCAACGAGGAGGGAACCAAGGTGCGACGGAGGGACCCAGTGCCCGACTGGCTACTGTGTGTCCCCACCAGCAAGCTGCTGCTGGCCTGGAACCTCCTGGGAGGAGAGGACAACGATGAGGAGAGCGTAGCCCCGGGGGTGGAGCAGCAGAGCCTGATGGAGACAGCCATGAGACTATTTGGCTGCTACGGCACCATCACGTCCCTCCGCATCCTGCGCCCAGGGAAGGAGATCCCTGCCGAGCTCAAGAGGTATGCAAAGAAACACATGGAGCTGGGGCGTAAGGTGTGTGCCGTGGTGGAGTATGAGTACCTGGAGGGGGCACGGCGGGCCTATGAGGCCCTGCAGGCTGAGGAGCAGCTACAGGGGAACAGGGCTGTACGTGTGGTACTCCTAGGCAGCAGGGGCACCAGGAAGCCAAGGGGCAGCCAGGACCGCACAGAGGAAGAGTCTGAGGACGGCATCGAGAGTGTGTGCTCGAGGAAGCCCAACCGCAAGGGCAGACGCTACCCGGGCTACTCCCTGGAGGACTCTGCCCTCTACAGCTCATCTGAGTCTGACTTCGCCCCCGCCTCGCCCAGGCCCAACCGCAGGGTCACACGACCTCAGGCTCTGTACGGCAGCCCCCTGGCCATCCCCCGGGTGTCCTCCTTCCGCTCAGACCCCTACAAGAACCCAGTTTGTAGCCCTGTGGGGAGTCCCCTCCTGCCCCGCAAGCTGTTCCCCAGTGGCCACACTCCGTCCCCGCTGGCCGCTCCAGAGATCAGCAGCAGCCCTGTATCCAGTGGCAATGGAAGCTTTGGCAGCAGGAGCAAGTGCTCCGGGGACTATTCCCAGGAAAGTTTGGGCTTTGTGGGGAGCCCCTGGGTCCACCGTCGGAAGACTGCCGCCCAGACATTTTTTCCTGACAAAGGTGGGCCCCTCTCGCCTGGCCTGCCCAAGAGACCACTGGGCGTGGTGGATGTGCTGCGCCAGCCGCTTGGCCCTGATGGCACTAAAGGCTTCTACAACTGCATTGGCAGGGGGAAGCTGGTAGTGCAGCAATGA